A window from Herbaspirillum sp. meg3 encodes these proteins:
- a CDS encoding LysR family transcriptional regulator → MDLNALEDFRLVATHGGFGRASRASGRSKATLSRRVAELEEALGIRLIERGMRSLELTEGGQLLLTGTEGPMRDVVDTLEEVREGMASPKGRLRIAAPLVFSQLALGRLAAQFVASYPEVEIEAVAEDRLVDLVEEHFDVTIRINPRKDSNLVGRCFAKDRLVLAAAPSFRVPRRRSDTPFAVPAVVMPTYREGDIWTMRDSKLAIEPQPVLRLSSLLMVRDAIIAGAGVALIPQSIIGGAIEKGELAIWGEVGEEVELWILHISRRLQSPKVRAFVEFMCTQYRSGAFTI, encoded by the coding sequence ATGGATCTGAACGCCCTTGAAGACTTTCGCCTGGTCGCCACTCACGGTGGCTTTGGCCGGGCCAGCCGCGCTAGCGGCCGCTCCAAAGCGACGTTGTCGCGCCGTGTTGCAGAGCTGGAAGAAGCGTTGGGCATCCGACTTATCGAACGAGGCATGCGCAGCCTGGAACTGACGGAAGGCGGGCAGCTATTGCTGACGGGAACCGAGGGGCCGATGCGCGATGTCGTTGACACGCTGGAGGAGGTGCGGGAAGGCATGGCCAGCCCGAAAGGTCGCCTGCGTATCGCGGCGCCGCTGGTTTTTTCCCAATTGGCGCTGGGGCGGTTAGCCGCCCAATTCGTGGCGAGCTATCCTGAGGTCGAGATCGAAGCCGTGGCGGAAGACAGGCTGGTTGATCTGGTGGAAGAACATTTCGATGTGACGATTCGCATCAATCCACGCAAGGACAGCAATCTGGTCGGAAGGTGTTTTGCGAAGGATCGTCTGGTCTTGGCAGCTGCACCATCTTTTCGGGTACCACGCAGGCGTAGTGACACGCCTTTCGCGGTTCCGGCGGTGGTGATGCCGACCTATCGCGAAGGAGACATCTGGACCATGCGTGATAGCAAGCTCGCCATCGAACCGCAGCCGGTGTTGCGCCTGTCCTCGTTGCTGATGGTGCGCGATGCGATCATTGCGGGTGCCGGAGTGGCATTGATACCTCAGTCCATCATCGGTGGCGCGATCGAGAAAGGTGAACTGGCGATATGGGGAGAAGTGGGCGAAGAAGTCGAACTCTGGATCTTGCACATTTCCCGTCGCTTGCAGAGTCCTAAAGTTCGCGCTTTCGTAGAGTTTATGTGTACACAGTATCGGAGTGGTGCATTTACTATTTGA
- a CDS encoding PLP-dependent aminotransferase family protein: MSQLKAIQDKNLPIWLPRLALHGGPRFLQIADALQAAIAEGLLKPGDRLPTQRQLAAQLDVDLTTITRAYDEARRRNLLEGRGARGTYVAAPKVELTSILDLSMNTPPPPDGVDFDDMLKQGLSQVLMRADNELLMTYHLAGGSDSGRKAGAKWLAPMFGNLDSRQVVVCPGAQAAIAALILALTEPGDVILAEPISYPGLRAAAIQFGRQVIAVEADKHGMVPEMLEEACRQHKPGLVYLNPTLQNPTAITIPERRRKELAGIAKRRNVRIVEDDPYWLLADAPPPPIATFAPEQVVYISTLSKCLTPGLRVAFVLIRDPYERERFLVALRSFALMVAPLTAALATQWILDGSADGLMEGVRNEARLRHQMARDILAGRYSGAGDGLHVWLELPAYWNSSQLARAADGEGIAVTPSEAFATASGSVNAIRISLGSIKDRGRLQAGLQRLSHLLARRPESFSTAVV; this comes from the coding sequence ATGTCCCAGTTGAAAGCCATACAAGATAAAAACTTGCCAATCTGGTTGCCGCGATTGGCCTTGCACGGTGGGCCACGTTTTTTGCAGATTGCGGATGCGTTGCAGGCGGCGATAGCAGAAGGATTGCTGAAACCGGGTGATCGTCTGCCTACGCAGCGCCAGTTGGCAGCACAGCTGGACGTCGACCTGACGACAATCACGCGCGCATACGACGAAGCCAGACGCCGCAACTTGTTGGAGGGCCGCGGTGCCCGAGGCACTTATGTCGCGGCGCCGAAAGTCGAACTGACCTCGATCCTCGACCTGAGCATGAATACCCCACCACCACCGGATGGCGTGGACTTCGACGACATGTTGAAGCAAGGTTTGTCTCAAGTATTGATGAGAGCAGATAATGAATTGCTGATGACTTATCACTTGGCCGGGGGAAGCGACTCCGGCCGTAAGGCTGGAGCCAAATGGCTGGCACCGATGTTTGGAAATCTGGATTCTCGACAGGTTGTTGTCTGTCCGGGTGCGCAAGCGGCGATCGCCGCATTGATCCTTGCGCTGACCGAGCCCGGCGATGTCATCCTGGCAGAACCAATAAGTTACCCCGGCTTGCGTGCCGCAGCGATCCAATTCGGCCGGCAAGTCATTGCAGTGGAAGCGGACAAGCACGGTATGGTGCCTGAGATGCTCGAGGAAGCGTGCCGCCAGCACAAGCCTGGGTTGGTCTACCTCAATCCGACATTACAGAACCCCACCGCCATCACCATTCCGGAGCGTCGGCGCAAAGAGCTCGCCGGCATCGCGAAGCGCCGCAATGTGCGCATCGTCGAGGACGATCCCTACTGGCTTCTTGCCGATGCACCGCCACCACCTATTGCCACGTTTGCCCCGGAACAGGTGGTCTACATCTCAACCCTGTCGAAATGCCTGACGCCCGGCTTGCGTGTCGCCTTCGTGTTAATACGCGACCCCTATGAACGCGAACGTTTCCTGGTCGCGCTAAGATCATTTGCACTGATGGTCGCTCCTTTGACGGCGGCACTGGCGACTCAATGGATCCTCGACGGTTCGGCAGACGGATTGATGGAGGGCGTACGCAACGAGGCACGCCTGCGCCACCAGATGGCTCGGGATATTCTGGCGGGGAGGTACAGCGGCGCCGGAGACGGCCTGCATGTATGGCTCGAGTTGCCGGCGTATTGGAACTCATCACAGCTTGCGCGGGCAGCCGACGGCGAAGGCATCGCAGTCACACCGTCGGAAGCATTCGCAACTGCCAGCGGATCAGTGAATGCAATTCGAATCTCATTGGGCAGCATCAAGGATCGTGGACGCTTGCAGGCGGGTCTTCAACGACTGTCTCATCTGCTTGCGCGGCGGCCCGAGTCGTTCAGCACTGCGGTGGTTTAA
- a CDS encoding cold-shock protein — MTNQTGIVKWFNDAKGFGFITPDAGGPDLFAHFQDIQSTGFKSLSENQRVSFDRSVGAKGEKAGNIQVLS; from the coding sequence ATGACTAATCAAACAGGTATCGTAAAGTGGTTCAATGACGCTAAAGGCTTTGGCTTTATCACGCCAGATGCAGGTGGCCCCGATTTGTTCGCCCACTTTCAAGACATTCAATCGACCGGCTTTAAGAGCCTTTCCGAAAACCAACGTGTGTCATTTGACCGCAGCGTTGGCGCTAAAGGCGAAAAGGCCGGCAACATTCAGGTTCTTTCCTGA
- a CDS encoding carbonic anhydrase: protein MRDIINGFLRFQQEIFPARKELFKTLATGQTPKALFISCSDSRMVPELVTQREPGELFVIRNAGNIVPSFGPEPGGVSATVEYAVAQLKVTDIVICGHSDCGAMKAVATCACLDHMPAVKHWLHYADAARMINESKNHANENDRINGMVRENVIAQLNNIRTHPSVALALAQGRLTLHGWVYDIESGSIDALDATNTFVPLAEHPASQL from the coding sequence ATGCGCGACATCATCAATGGCTTTCTACGCTTCCAACAAGAAATATTTCCAGCACGTAAAGAGTTATTCAAAACGCTAGCGACTGGCCAAACACCTAAAGCGTTGTTCATTTCGTGCTCCGACAGCCGCATGGTGCCGGAACTTGTGACACAGAGAGAGCCCGGCGAGCTGTTCGTCATTCGCAATGCGGGAAACATCGTGCCGTCGTTCGGCCCCGAACCAGGCGGTGTCAGCGCAACAGTTGAATATGCAGTAGCGCAATTGAAAGTAACGGATATCGTGATCTGTGGTCACTCTGATTGCGGTGCAATGAAAGCAGTTGCCACGTGCGCGTGCCTGGATCACATGCCGGCGGTAAAACACTGGCTGCATTATGCAGATGCCGCTCGGATGATTAATGAGTCGAAGAATCACGCGAACGAAAACGACCGGATAAACGGCATGGTTCGCGAGAATGTTATTGCACAGTTGAACAATATTCGCACGCATCCGTCGGTAGCTTTGGCTCTTGCTCAAGGTCGCTTGACACTCCATGGATGGGTCTACGACATCGAAAGTGGCTCAATAGATGCGCTTGACGCTACCAATACATTCGTACCTTTGGCCGAACATCCGGCAAGTCAGCTTTGA
- a CDS encoding TipAS antibiotic-recognition domain-containing protein, translating to MSRTAYHPQIMTTQNTTSQYFQECRDALATEQAASLSATDNWSHVDKNKVHQDWDILYKELSPLVQDSDATSPEVQSLIERHYKILSRFYTPSKQAYIGISLFYEENEDMRNFHNAYHPAMVSFLGMAIQHYSHQYL from the coding sequence ATGAGTAGAACCGCTTATCACCCCCAAATAATGACGACACAAAACACAACCTCTCAGTACTTTCAAGAATGCCGAGATGCACTTGCTACAGAGCAGGCCGCGTCCCTATCCGCAACTGACAACTGGTCCCATGTAGATAAAAATAAGGTTCATCAAGATTGGGACATTCTATATAAAGAGTTAAGCCCACTAGTTCAAGATTCTGACGCTACCTCACCGGAGGTCCAATCGTTAATAGAGCGTCACTACAAAATTCTCTCCCGTTTTTACACTCCGTCAAAGCAAGCCTATATTGGGATTAGTTTGTTTTACGAAGAGAATGAAGATATGCGGAATTTCCACAATGCATATCATCCAGCTATGGTTAGCTTTCTTGGCATGGCCATACAACACTATTCGCATCAATATCTCTAA
- a CDS encoding GGDEF domain-containing protein — protein sequence MTNVPPTIPDQLVSSYEAAIRADTLSLLFRQSFPALFLSLLIACIMCWTLWGSVPPHVVYAWISVLGVSTLIRLTMFLRYFGARPQGAQILAWERPYAATLMLSSLIWGLGALYLIQEVKTMQQGIVLFFLAGMLGGSMVTYASHRVMTICAMSCVMVPSTLWLYTQPGQAALGMAIASTTMMATAFLGTKVLSKAMQSSLLLSYQLQHARDIAENMARTDALTGIFNRRAFVECGEQAILLCERNAHPVSILLIDIDFFKHVNDTYGHGAGDLVLKRMGHLLESRFRKTDICGRLGGEEFAVLLPNTEVAVAKILADKFRETVADTVIPWQTKNLGVTVSIGVAADSYDLESLLQRADMAMYQAKASGRNATVC from the coding sequence ATGACAAACGTTCCGCCGACGATTCCTGACCAGCTTGTATCCTCCTATGAGGCGGCGATTCGCGCCGATACGCTTTCACTTCTTTTTCGGCAGTCTTTCCCTGCCCTTTTTCTGAGTCTGCTGATCGCCTGCATTATGTGCTGGACACTGTGGGGGAGTGTTCCGCCGCACGTCGTCTATGCATGGATTAGTGTGCTTGGTGTGAGCACACTAATCCGCCTGACCATGTTCCTACGTTATTTTGGTGCTCGCCCTCAGGGGGCGCAGATTTTGGCCTGGGAACGTCCTTATGCGGCAACGCTCATGCTGTCCTCGCTTATATGGGGACTGGGGGCGCTGTATCTGATACAAGAAGTCAAAACGATGCAACAAGGTATTGTGCTGTTCTTCCTGGCCGGCATGCTCGGTGGCAGCATGGTTACCTACGCCTCTCATCGCGTAATGACAATCTGCGCGATGAGCTGCGTGATGGTACCTAGCACATTATGGCTGTACACCCAGCCGGGCCAGGCCGCACTTGGCATGGCGATCGCTTCCACCACCATGATGGCCACCGCATTTCTGGGGACAAAAGTACTTTCCAAGGCCATGCAGAGCAGCCTGTTGCTGAGTTATCAGTTGCAACACGCCCGCGATATCGCAGAAAACATGGCCCGTACCGATGCCCTCACCGGCATCTTCAACCGGCGAGCCTTCGTCGAATGCGGCGAGCAGGCAATTCTCCTGTGCGAACGCAACGCGCATCCAGTCAGCATCCTGCTGATCGATATCGATTTTTTCAAACACGTCAATGACACCTATGGCCATGGCGCCGGCGATCTTGTCCTGAAAAGAATGGGGCATTTGCTCGAATCCCGATTTCGTAAAACAGATATATGCGGCCGCTTGGGCGGTGAAGAGTTTGCCGTACTACTGCCAAATACGGAGGTCGCCGTTGCCAAAATACTTGCCGATAAATTTCGGGAAACCGTCGCCGACACGGTGATTCCCTGGCAAACAAAAAATCTCGGCGTGACCGTCAGCATCGGCGTCGCTGCCGATAGCTACGATCTGGAATCGCTGCTGCAGCGTGCGGATATGGCGATGTATCAGGCAAAGGCAAGTGGCCGGAACGCCACGGTTTGTTAG
- a CDS encoding LysR family transcriptional regulator: protein MDIKWFQDFLTLSEVLNFTRASEIRNLSQAAFSRRIGSLEQMLGAKLIDRSSYPTRLTPAGEKFRGVAAQIVSQIADAKADLAGNQSRDKIKLAMPYALATTRLPGWWDSWTSGQPLICALETGNVHDIVSSFIAGNVDLLICFYHAASPIQIDPLLFESVELGRERVRPYASPALIEKIGMHASLGSAGNPAPLLMYSSSVYFARVVDQIIEGSEVKLEGSPMFETEMSDVLGDLASQGLGVAWLPDSSFSQHRHWSLEPVGGGAWDTEVSILAFKPKNNLRPLVVRMWREILKYKEMRV from the coding sequence ATGGATATCAAGTGGTTCCAGGATTTTCTGACGCTGTCGGAAGTTCTCAATTTCACGCGTGCGTCCGAGATCAGAAATCTTTCTCAGGCAGCGTTCAGCAGACGCATCGGTTCTCTGGAACAGATGCTGGGCGCCAAGCTGATCGACCGCAGTTCGTACCCGACCAGGCTGACCCCGGCCGGAGAAAAATTTCGCGGCGTCGCGGCGCAGATTGTCAGCCAGATAGCCGACGCCAAGGCCGACCTGGCCGGCAACCAGTCGCGCGACAAGATCAAACTGGCCATGCCCTATGCGCTGGCGACTACCCGGCTTCCTGGATGGTGGGACAGCTGGACCAGTGGCCAACCGCTGATCTGTGCGCTGGAGACCGGCAACGTGCACGACATCGTGTCGTCGTTCATTGCCGGCAATGTCGATCTGCTCATCTGCTTTTATCATGCAGCGTCACCTATCCAGATCGATCCTCTGCTATTTGAAAGCGTCGAATTGGGTCGAGAGCGCGTACGTCCTTACGCGTCGCCCGCCTTGATTGAAAAAATCGGAATGCACGCTTCGCTCGGCAGTGCAGGCAACCCTGCACCCTTGCTGATGTACAGCTCCAGCGTGTATTTCGCGCGCGTCGTCGATCAGATCATCGAAGGATCTGAAGTCAAGCTGGAAGGCTCGCCCATGTTCGAGACAGAGATGTCGGATGTGCTGGGCGACCTCGCCTCTCAGGGACTGGGAGTTGCGTGGCTGCCCGACAGCTCGTTCAGTCAGCACCGGCATTGGAGTCTTGAACCGGTCGGCGGCGGGGCGTGGGATACGGAAGTCTCCATCCTCGCATTCAAACCGAAGAACAATTTACGGCCGCTGGTGGTCAGAATGTGGCGAGAGATTCTCAAGTACAAAGAAATGCGAGTCTGA
- a CDS encoding aspartate aminotransferase family protein: MPTSTELRSAAKEFMVRYGGDTFPNLFRSAKGAVVIDDTGREILDFTSGQMCATIGHNHPAIVAAVQKAGEEAFHMFSGMIPEVVAELATTMAQDWMPESLTKSIFVNTGSESNEIALRMAKMYTGGYEVLAVGGSWHGVTGGSSSVSFASDRKGYGVSTPGVYVLPEPNDYRPYIKGMSGEESALTCLEIGLKMFDMASSGRPAAIIIEPIISAGGVLVPPKSYMQALRKAADERGMLLIFDEAQTAFGRIGQRTASDLFGVVPDIMSVSKTMGGGLPLAATVTTAQIEQAVHERGFTFYTSHVSDPLPARVGLAVLNTIRNEDLIRRAQSTGSYLRSRLLELQTRYESIGDVRGEGLLLGVELVADRESRNPAHELGALTTQRCFELGLSMNIRRRPERGSVWRIAPPLTVEHKQIDQAVDILDRALRESLDKMAGTR; the protein is encoded by the coding sequence ATGCCAACATCGACAGAACTGCGTTCCGCTGCGAAAGAATTCATGGTGCGCTATGGCGGCGACACGTTTCCGAATCTGTTTCGTTCGGCCAAGGGGGCGGTGGTCATCGACGATACCGGCCGCGAGATCCTTGACTTCACTTCGGGGCAGATGTGCGCCACCATCGGGCATAACCATCCGGCCATCGTCGCAGCGGTGCAAAAGGCCGGCGAAGAAGCGTTCCACATGTTCAGCGGCATGATTCCAGAGGTGGTCGCCGAATTGGCGACCACCATGGCGCAAGACTGGATGCCGGAGTCTCTGACCAAGTCCATCTTCGTCAATACCGGTTCGGAAAGTAATGAGATCGCACTGCGCATGGCAAAGATGTACACCGGCGGTTATGAAGTCCTGGCGGTAGGCGGGTCATGGCATGGCGTCACCGGCGGATCGAGCAGCGTGTCGTTTGCCAGCGATCGCAAAGGTTACGGCGTGTCGACGCCAGGTGTCTATGTGTTGCCGGAACCCAATGACTATCGTCCCTATATCAAGGGCATGAGCGGAGAAGAGTCGGCGCTGACCTGTCTGGAAATCGGGCTGAAGATGTTCGACATGGCTTCCTCCGGTCGTCCCGCTGCGATCATCATCGAACCCATCATCAGCGCCGGCGGCGTGCTGGTACCTCCCAAGTCTTACATGCAGGCGCTGCGCAAAGCCGCGGATGAACGCGGCATGCTGCTGATCTTCGACGAGGCGCAAACGGCGTTCGGCCGCATCGGTCAACGCACCGCCTCAGACCTGTTCGGCGTTGTTCCGGACATCATGTCTGTCTCCAAGACCATGGGTGGCGGTTTGCCGCTGGCGGCGACTGTCACGACAGCGCAGATCGAACAGGCTGTGCATGAGCGCGGTTTCACTTTCTACACCAGTCACGTCTCAGATCCGTTGCCTGCGCGCGTGGGCCTGGCAGTGCTCAATACGATTCGCAATGAGGATCTGATTCGTCGTGCGCAGTCTACCGGTTCTTATCTGCGTTCCCGCCTGTTGGAACTGCAAACTCGCTATGAAAGCATCGGCGACGTGCGTGGTGAAGGCTTACTTCTGGGTGTGGAACTGGTGGCCGACAGGGAGTCACGCAATCCGGCGCACGAACTGGGTGCATTGACCACTCAGCGTTGCTTCGAACTGGGACTGAGCATGAACATCCGGCGCCGTCCGGAACGCGGATCCGTGTGGCGCATTGCGCCGCCGCTGACGGTAGAGCACAAGCAGATCGATCAGGCAGTGGATATTCTGGATCGTGCCCTGCGAGAAAGCCTCGACAAGATGGCTGGTACCCGCTAG
- a CDS encoding amino acid ABC transporter substrate-binding protein, whose product MVSIRLAVFTFTCTLAASGAMAQSIGTLQKIKQSGEIVFGYRESAIPFSYIDANQNPVGFSIDLCNRIAAAVRDKLSLPSLRVKFEPVTASNRVPLLVNGAVDVECGSTTNTLERQKSVDFLNTTYVSGTRIMVQTSSNIASIADLKDKAIAVTAGTNNIKAVQQANQAGSLNLSLVYGKDHAESFLMLQNGRVSAFSTDDVLLYSIRAMSRNPAGTKVVGPLLSQEPYGLMIRRNDDEFKKFANDVLGGMFGNGEFKKTYYKWFNAPIPPKNINLSIPMSPELEKLMAAPNSHGV is encoded by the coding sequence ATGGTTTCAATTCGTCTTGCAGTATTTACTTTTACCTGTACGTTGGCAGCATCGGGGGCGATGGCGCAATCCATCGGCACGCTGCAAAAGATCAAGCAGTCCGGAGAGATCGTGTTTGGCTACCGCGAAAGTGCGATTCCGTTTTCCTACATCGACGCGAATCAGAATCCGGTCGGCTTCTCCATCGACCTCTGCAACCGGATCGCTGCCGCCGTGCGTGACAAACTTAGCCTGCCCTCCCTGAGAGTGAAATTTGAACCCGTGACTGCATCCAACCGGGTCCCCTTGCTAGTCAATGGCGCTGTCGACGTCGAGTGCGGTTCCACCACCAACACGCTGGAACGGCAAAAATCAGTCGATTTTCTGAATACGACTTACGTCAGCGGTACGCGGATCATGGTGCAGACCAGCAGCAACATTGCCTCCATTGCCGACCTGAAAGACAAAGCCATTGCGGTCACCGCCGGTACGAACAATATCAAAGCGGTCCAGCAAGCCAATCAGGCCGGCTCCCTCAATCTGAGTCTTGTCTACGGCAAGGACCACGCGGAAAGTTTCCTGATGCTGCAAAACGGCCGGGTAAGCGCGTTCTCAACAGACGACGTTCTGCTCTACAGCATCCGCGCGATGTCGCGCAATCCTGCCGGCACCAAGGTGGTTGGCCCGTTGCTGTCGCAAGAACCCTACGGTCTCATGATCCGCCGCAACGATGATGAATTCAAAAAATTTGCCAATGACGTGCTGGGCGGCATGTTCGGCAACGGTGAATTCAAGAAGACTTACTACAAGTGGTTCAACGCGCCGATCCCTCCCAAGAACATCAATCTCAGCATTCCCATGTCGCCCGAGCTGGAAAAGCTGATGGCTGCACCAAACAGTCACGGCGTGTAA